A genome region from Thermomonospora amylolytica includes the following:
- a CDS encoding MDR family MFS transporter — protein sequence MTTTEATRLPAFLHDRVGGMPRPFWVLWAGTLINRLGTMVEPFLGLYLTETRGLTLGQAGLVLSLLGLGSVFAQIIGGALADRIGRRATLVLAMTLNAAGLLALGYAQGLPAIMASALLLGLVLDMFRPASAAMVADLISPAERPRAFGLLFWAINLGFAVAMVLGGTLARAGYLWLFWADAITCLVFGVLIWRAVPETRARRPRAEREPGGFLDVLRDPVMVGYTLVTLAYTFVLMQAFTTLPLAMRADGLSAQAYGLAVAVNGVLIVLLQPVVNGWLTRRDHSRVIVTGLLVVGAGTALYTAASALWAYAAAVAVWTLGEIAVAAVGQAVVADLAPEHLRGRYSALWGVAWSGGFLLAPLGGTRLLEVGAPVLWLTCAAICAVAAAGLLALAPAIRRAHLRALHGS from the coding sequence ATGACCACCACCGAGGCGACCCGCCTGCCGGCGTTCCTGCACGACCGGGTCGGCGGGATGCCGCGCCCGTTCTGGGTGCTGTGGGCGGGCACGCTGATCAACCGGCTCGGCACCATGGTGGAACCGTTCCTGGGGCTCTACCTGACCGAGACGCGCGGGCTCACCCTCGGGCAGGCCGGGCTGGTGCTGTCGCTGCTCGGGCTCGGGTCGGTGTTCGCGCAGATCATCGGGGGCGCGCTGGCCGACCGGATCGGGCGGCGGGCCACCCTGGTGCTGGCGATGACGCTGAACGCGGCGGGCCTGCTGGCGCTCGGCTACGCGCAGGGGCTGCCCGCGATCATGGCCTCGGCGCTGCTGCTCGGGCTGGTGCTGGACATGTTCCGGCCGGCGTCCGCGGCGATGGTCGCCGACCTGATCTCACCGGCCGAGCGGCCCCGGGCGTTCGGGCTGCTGTTCTGGGCGATCAACCTGGGCTTCGCGGTGGCGATGGTGCTGGGCGGCACGCTGGCCCGGGCCGGCTACCTGTGGCTGTTCTGGGCGGACGCGATCACCTGCCTGGTGTTCGGGGTGCTGATCTGGCGGGCGGTGCCGGAGACGCGGGCGCGCCGGCCCAGGGCCGAACGGGAACCGGGCGGGTTCCTCGATGTGCTGCGCGACCCCGTCATGGTCGGCTACACGCTGGTGACCCTGGCGTACACGTTCGTGCTGATGCAGGCGTTCACCACGCTGCCGCTGGCGATGCGGGCCGACGGGCTGTCGGCGCAGGCGTACGGGCTGGCGGTGGCGGTCAACGGCGTGCTGATCGTCCTGCTGCAGCCGGTGGTGAACGGCTGGCTGACGCGCCGCGACCACAGCCGGGTCATCGTCACCGGCCTGCTGGTGGTGGGGGCGGGGACCGCGCTCTACACCGCGGCCTCCGCGCTGTGGGCGTACGCGGCGGCGGTGGCGGTGTGGACGCTGGGCGAGATCGCCGTCGCGGCGGTGGGCCAGGCGGTGGTCGCCGACCTGGCGCCGGAGCATCTGCGCGGGCGGTACAGCGCGCTGTGGGGCGTGGCCTGGTCGGGCGGGTTCCTGCTGGCCCCGCTGGGCGGCACCCGGCTGCTGGAGGTCGGCGCGCCCGTGCTGTGGCTGACCTGCGCCGCGATCTGCGCCGTGGCGGCGGCCGGGCTGCTGGCGCTGGCGCCCGCGATCCGCCGGGCCCACCTGCGGGCGCTGCACGGGTCGTGA
- a CDS encoding ArsR/SmtB family transcription factor, with protein sequence MIEYVLTPDDVARVRFAFSPLGEMVASLRVLADPARHALHLPWVRRVRPRLRGLRLDPLRALVGPTGYIPDFLTPPPRTPLPDLADELAALRATDPAQVVEEIAWMDTDPRVPQHERDRTAPLRRELAADPRRALDLLTDLLVAYWEVALAPHWPRVRDLLEADVLRRTRALTERGTEGLFADLHQRVRWDGERLQVNVAYTERAVLGGQGMLLVPSAFAWPEVLAMLPPYQPQLIYPPYAVATLWEAAPAPPPDALAALLGRVRAAVLTGLQAPSSTTELARRLGVTPGAVSQHLAVLRACGLVTGHRVGRRVLYSRTTTGDALTGRADAAKP encoded by the coding sequence ATGATCGAGTACGTGCTCACCCCGGACGACGTGGCCCGGGTCCGGTTCGCGTTCTCCCCGCTGGGGGAGATGGTGGCGAGCCTGCGGGTGCTGGCCGACCCGGCCCGGCACGCGCTGCACCTGCCGTGGGTGCGCCGGGTCCGGCCGCGGCTGCGGGGCCTGCGGCTGGATCCGCTGCGGGCGCTGGTGGGCCCGACCGGCTACATCCCCGACTTCCTCACGCCGCCGCCGCGGACCCCGCTGCCGGACCTGGCCGACGAGCTGGCTGCCCTCCGCGCCACCGACCCCGCGCAGGTGGTGGAGGAGATCGCGTGGATGGACACCGACCCGAGGGTGCCGCAGCACGAGCGCGACCGGACCGCCCCGCTGCGGCGCGAGCTGGCCGCCGATCCGCGGCGGGCGCTCGACCTGCTGACCGACCTGCTGGTCGCCTATTGGGAGGTCGCCCTGGCGCCGCACTGGCCGCGGGTGCGCGACCTGCTGGAGGCCGACGTGCTGCGCCGGACGCGGGCGCTGACCGAACGCGGCACCGAGGGCCTGTTCGCCGACCTGCACCAGCGGGTGCGCTGGGACGGCGAACGGCTCCAGGTGAACGTCGCCTACACCGAACGGGCCGTCCTGGGCGGCCAGGGGATGCTGCTGGTGCCCAGCGCGTTCGCCTGGCCGGAGGTCCTGGCGATGCTCCCGCCCTACCAGCCGCAGCTGATCTACCCGCCGTACGCGGTGGCCACCCTGTGGGAGGCAGCCCCGGCCCCGCCGCCCGACGCGCTGGCGGCCCTGCTCGGCCGGGTCCGCGCCGCCGTGCTGACCGGCCTGCAGGCGCCCTCCTCGACCACCGAGCTGGCCCGGCGGCTCGGCGTCACCCCCGGCGCGGTCAGCCAGCACCTGGCCGTGCTGCGCGCCTGCGGCCTGGTCACCGGCCACCGGGTGGGCCGCCGCGTCCTCTACTCCCGTACGACCACGGGGGACGC